One genomic region from Bacteroidota bacterium encodes:
- a CDS encoding phytanoyl-CoA dioxygenase family protein: protein MRKKFIFSLMSILKKYWSSLRRMRFLHVLYNLTKYRRLKNNKELYEKFGIDKSVVSSIAHKDISNPGKEIPWLDRENALEELKKKPELKFFPLQWQEQLLAWPGRGVMILEHFATEKTCDTINAGLEKIIVNKELDFDYTNSRVMNAWKKSDAIKSLAKDKLLHDFLSFTLGKEVVPFQTISFLKGSRQKTHSDFIHMTTEPVGYLIATWVALENISADSGPLHYYPGSHKLPYILGEDFDHDSNSISVGDDLYGNYEKEIANLIAEKKLQKEIFLPKKGDLLVWHANLLHGGEPVTNENSTRKSLVTHYFCKGEVVCYHEITQRPAVMEEM, encoded by the coding sequence GTGCGAAAGAAATTCATTTTTTCATTGATGTCCATTCTGAAAAAATACTGGAGTTCATTGCGTCGTATGCGTTTTCTGCATGTGTTGTACAATCTCACCAAATATCGCCGGCTTAAAAATAACAAAGAACTCTACGAGAAGTTTGGTATTGATAAAAGCGTCGTGAGTTCTATTGCACATAAAGACATTTCCAATCCCGGAAAAGAAATTCCTTGGCTGGATCGTGAAAATGCGCTGGAGGAATTGAAAAAAAAGCCGGAACTAAAATTTTTTCCGCTGCAATGGCAGGAACAATTATTGGCCTGGCCCGGGCGGGGTGTAATGATCCTCGAACATTTTGCAACTGAGAAAACGTGTGATACTATCAACGCCGGCCTGGAAAAGATCATTGTAAATAAAGAACTCGATTTCGATTATACCAATTCACGCGTAATGAATGCATGGAAAAAGTCGGATGCAATTAAGTCGCTGGCGAAAGATAAACTGCTCCACGATTTTCTTTCGTTCACGTTGGGAAAAGAAGTGGTTCCGTTTCAGACGATCTCATTTTTAAAAGGAAGCCGGCAAAAAACGCATTCCGATTTCATTCACATGACAACGGAACCGGTTGGTTATCTCATCGCAACGTGGGTGGCATTGGAAAATATTTCTGCCGATTCGGGCCCGCTGCATTATTATCCCGGAAGCCACAAATTGCCTTATATACTGGGCGAAGATTTCGATCACGACTCCAATTCGATTTCTGTTGGCGACGATCTTTACGGAAATTACGAGAAGGAAATTGCAAACCTTATTGCGGAGAAAAAACTGCAGAAAGAAATTTTTCTTCCGAAGAAAGGCGACCTTCTCGTCTGGCATGCCAATCTTCTTCATGGCGGCGAACCGGTGACGAATGAAAATTCAACGAGAAAAAGTTTAGTCACACATTATTTCTGCAAGGGGGAAGTGGTGTGTTATCATGAGATCACGCAGCGGCCGGCGGTGATGGAAGAAATGTGA
- the mutL gene encoding DNA mismatch repair endonuclease MutL produces MPDIIRLLPDSVANQIAAGEVIQRPASAVKELMENSIDAGATKIQLIVKDAGRTLLQIVDNGKGMSETDARISFERHATSKIRNAGDLFDLHTMGFRGEALASIAAVAQVEMKTRREEDSSGTEIRMEGSKFISQEDCAVPAGTSFSVKNLFYNVPARRNFLKSEAVEFRHIVEEFERIAFAHPGTAFSLHHNNSELFNLLPGHGDFRAQLRQRIVALYGNPYNQRLVPVEESTPILSVSGFIGKPEFAKRSRGEQFFFLNKRFIRNSYLHHAVQSAFEQLLPKDAFACYFLFLEVDPKSIDVNIHPTKTEVKFEDERSVYAILRSAVKRALGQYNISPTLDFEQEMSMQVPAKNNAALVAPTIKVNPGYNPFAEQKKFSGENPLPVPGKFSGDWQQMFDQRIAKNEPGQKILHSEMDAPVEHPSSSQIWQLHERYILTPIRSGILVIDQQRAHERVLYERFLRAMKNANSSSQRLLFPETMEIPAADAVLISGLLGEINSCGFDVQHFGANTFVVNGIPAGLEEKSAALVLEKMIGEFRENEQELRLHPQESIARSLAKQAAVKQGRILSPEEMRALADELFACETPAYAPDGKPAFINFPIEEIDKRFKR; encoded by the coding sequence ATGCCCGATATCATCCGCCTTCTCCCCGATTCCGTTGCCAACCAGATAGCCGCAGGTGAAGTTATCCAGCGTCCCGCTTCTGCTGTGAAAGAATTGATGGAAAATTCCATCGACGCCGGCGCTACAAAAATTCAACTCATTGTAAAAGATGCCGGGCGCACATTGCTGCAAATTGTGGATAACGGAAAAGGAATGTCGGAAACCGATGCAAGAATTTCATTTGAGCGCCACGCTACTTCCAAGATCCGTAATGCCGGTGATCTTTTTGATCTTCACACGATGGGATTCCGCGGCGAAGCGCTCGCCTCCATTGCTGCCGTAGCACAAGTGGAAATGAAAACACGCCGCGAAGAAGATAGTTCCGGAACAGAAATAAGAATGGAAGGAAGCAAATTCATTTCGCAGGAAGATTGCGCTGTTCCCGCCGGCACATCGTTCTCGGTGAAAAATCTTTTTTACAATGTTCCGGCACGCAGGAATTTTCTGAAATCGGAAGCGGTGGAATTCCGTCACATCGTAGAAGAATTCGAACGCATCGCCTTCGCACATCCCGGCACCGCGTTTTCCCTGCATCACAACAATTCGGAATTATTCAACCTGCTTCCCGGTCACGGCGATTTCCGCGCACAATTGCGCCAACGGATTGTTGCGCTCTATGGAAATCCTTACAACCAACGGCTTGTTCCGGTGGAAGAATCAACTCCTATTCTCAGCGTTTCGGGATTCATCGGCAAACCTGAATTTGCAAAACGATCGAGAGGCGAACAGTTTTTTTTCCTCAACAAACGCTTTATCCGCAATAGTTATCTGCATCACGCCGTACAATCTGCATTCGAACAATTGCTGCCGAAAGATGCTTTTGCCTGTTATTTTCTTTTTCTCGAAGTGGATCCTAAATCCATTGATGTGAATATTCATCCTACGAAAACAGAAGTGAAATTCGAAGATGAACGTTCCGTGTACGCGATCCTTCGTTCTGCTGTGAAGCGCGCGCTGGGACAATATAATATTTCTCCAACACTCGATTTCGAACAGGAAATGAGCATGCAGGTTCCGGCAAAAAATAATGCTGCTCTCGTTGCACCGACCATCAAAGTGAATCCCGGTTACAATCCATTCGCAGAACAGAAAAAATTTTCCGGAGAAAACCCATTACCTGTTCCCGGAAAATTTTCCGGCGACTGGCAGCAGATGTTCGACCAGCGAATAGCTAAAAATGAACCCGGGCAAAAGATCCTTCACAGCGAAATGGATGCGCCGGTTGAACATCCTTCTTCGTCACAGATCTGGCAATTGCACGAGCGCTACATACTCACGCCTATCCGCTCGGGCATACTCGTGATCGACCAGCAGCGTGCGCACGAGCGTGTGCTGTACGAGCGCTTCCTGCGCGCGATGAAAAATGCAAACTCTTCTTCGCAGCGATTACTTTTTCCCGAGACGATGGAAATTCCTGCTGCTGATGCGGTACTTATTTCCGGTTTGCTGGGCGAGATAAATTCCTGCGGATTCGATGTGCAACATTTCGGCGCGAATACTTTTGTGGTGAATGGAATTCCGGCAGGGCTCGAAGAAAAAAGTGCAGCGCTTGTCCTCGAAAAAATGATCGGCGAATTCCGCGAGAATGAACAGGAACTTCGTTTGCATCCGCAGGAAAGTATCGCCCGTTCGCTTGCAAAGCAGGCCGCTGTAAAACAGGGAAGGATTCTTTCGCCGGAAGAAATGCGTGCACTCGCCGATGAACTCTTTGCGTGTGAAACGCCCGCGTATGCGCCCGATGGAAAACCCGCCTTCATTAATTTTCCCATTGAGGAAATTGATAAAAGGTTCAAACGTTAA
- a CDS encoding tetratricopeptide repeat protein produces MKHNLQLRIKNLSKYFLVIICTQADLHLCTFLPAQNGKIDSLLAQLKRDKEDTNKVNHLDYLASALYSTNPDSTILLGTQAVAIAKKINFKKGEANSYSSSGVGYWAKADYLKALENYFNALKIDETLKDSSGLARIFGNIGIVYDEQSDYPKALEYYGKALKIAEQRGDKKRIAIQLSNMGVVYDEESDYANALDYDFKTLKLTEELGAKNLIASALGNIGIVYDHQAESSSKNKNVNEDLLNKAMNYYLQALKLDEELGNQNNSAAWLGNIGTLSITLKKYKQAEKYLLDALAIDTTIGFLNHTQNTEEQLSDAYEKMGKPELALKYYKNAMALKDTLFSQEKNKEITRKELNYQFEKKQNEQKAAQEKKDALAQADARKQKVILLFVIGGLGLVILFAGFIFRSLRVTRKQKKIIEIKSAETEKQKILIEEKNKDILDSIHYAKRIQQSLLPTEKYIGKNLSR; encoded by the coding sequence ATGAAACACAATCTGCAATTAAGAATAAAGAATTTGTCGAAATACTTTCTGGTCATTATTTGCACACAGGCAGATTTGCACCTCTGCACATTTCTTCCTGCTCAGAATGGAAAGATCGATTCTCTTTTGGCCCAGCTGAAAAGAGACAAAGAGGATACGAATAAAGTGAATCATTTGGATTACCTGGCTTCCGCACTTTATTCAACCAATCCCGACTCGACCATTCTTCTTGGGACGCAGGCGGTAGCGATTGCGAAAAAAATAAATTTTAAAAAAGGAGAGGCGAATTCATACAGTAGCTCCGGTGTCGGATATTGGGCGAAGGCCGATTACCTGAAAGCGCTGGAAAATTATTTCAACGCGCTGAAAATAGACGAGACTTTAAAAGACAGCAGCGGCCTGGCGAGAATATTCGGAAACATCGGGATTGTTTATGATGAGCAATCCGATTACCCGAAGGCATTAGAGTACTATGGGAAAGCATTAAAAATAGCTGAACAACGTGGCGACAAAAAAAGGATCGCGATCCAACTCAGCAATATGGGAGTTGTTTATGATGAAGAGAGTGATTACGCCAACGCACTGGATTATGATTTCAAAACATTAAAACTGACTGAAGAGCTTGGCGCTAAAAATTTAATTGCATCGGCGCTGGGAAATATCGGGATTGTTTATGATCATCAAGCCGAATCGTCATCGAAAAACAAAAATGTAAATGAAGATCTTCTGAATAAGGCAATGAATTATTATTTGCAGGCATTGAAACTTGATGAAGAATTAGGAAACCAGAATAACAGCGCAGCCTGGCTTGGAAATATCGGAACGTTATCCATTACACTGAAAAAATATAAACAGGCAGAGAAATACCTGCTCGACGCCCTTGCCATTGATACCACCATTGGGTTTCTTAATCATACGCAGAATACTGAAGAGCAATTAAGCGACGCTTATGAAAAAATGGGAAAACCCGAATTGGCATTGAAATATTACAAAAACGCAATGGCATTAAAAGATACCTTGTTCTCCCAGGAAAAAAATAAAGAAATTACCCGCAAGGAATTGAATTACCAATTCGAGAAAAAACAAAATGAACAGAAAGCTGCACAGGAAAAAAAAGACGCGCTCGCACAGGCAGACGCGCGTAAGCAGAAAGTAATTCTGTTATTTGTCATTGGGGGATTAGGACTGGTAATTCTTTTTGCCGGATTTATTTTCCGCTCGCTGCGTGTAACACGTAAACAGAAAAAAATCATTGAAATAAAAAGTGCGGAGACGGAAAAGCAGAAAATTCTTATCGAAGAAAAGAACAAGGACATTCTCGACAGTATTCACTACGCGAAAAGAATTCAGCAGAGTTTATTACCGACTGAAAAATACATTGGGAAGAACCTGAGTCGCTGA
- a CDS encoding serine hydrolase, which yields MKIPSLKSFVLIFPVLLSFQALHCPKVFAFPAKGFFSTANDTLDPPFYNEKNIAWVDSVMKKLTPDERIGQLFMVAAWSNKDAKHIADITAQVKNNKIGGLIFMQGGPVRQAQLENKYQKISKVPLLIAMDAEYGLSMRLDSTIQFPREMTMGAMQNDSMIYQMGLEMARECKRLGVQVSFSPVADVNNNPANPVIGTRSFGENKFLVAQKALAYMHGLQDGGVLACGKHFPGHGDTDSDSHKTLPVISKDSLALDTMELYPFRQLIRGGLGSMMVAHLFIPAYDTTLNQATTLSKNVVTGLLKNKLQFKGLVFTDALNMQGVSNFYGPGEVDVKALLAGNDMLLFSGNVPKAILLIKKAIEDSSITQEEIDARCRKILLVKKWCGLDHKKTVKTKGLWNDLNTTGAELIRRHIAEQSVTVLQNEKKLLPFTHLDTLKLAAVAIGRTDSLMFQQRISLYTPTTGYALSRACTTAQRDTLLSKLKDFNCIILSLHRISQKPTDNFGIAAIDVKMIDTLQKMGKRVVLDVFGPPYALNFLPGAEKCDAVILSYENQEYIEDISAQILFGGITASGKIPVTTNSWKAGTGFNLNSKIRFKYTLPEEIGFSEVAINRMDSIIADGIKQQAFPGCQLLVAKDGKIFIMKSYGKFTYDGDRAVRNDDLYDIASVTKIMATVPTLMEMVDHKDINIDGKLSDYLPELTGTNKQDIVLREMLAHQAGLQAWIPFYLHTIDKDGNLKKSIFRKTFSDSFPIYVAPGIFELKSYRDSMYKAINDSKVNTDHKFLYSDLGYYYLKKIIEKKYNKLESEQVQQNLYAPLGLTTMCYQPRLKFPSAKCAPTENDLKWRHQQVQGDVHDPGAAMLGGIGGHAGVFSDANDVGVMMQLYLNFGTYGGQRYFDSATVAEFTRAQYANNRRGIGFDKPEPDPKKPNPACDSISLASYGHQGFTGTQAWADPTTGMVFVFLSNRVYPDAEVNKLAKLGIRGELMYIIDEELKKNCMK from the coding sequence ATGAAAATCCCTTCGCTGAAATCATTCGTCCTTATTTTTCCAGTACTGCTTTCTTTCCAGGCGCTGCATTGCCCGAAAGTTTTTGCTTTTCCGGCAAAAGGATTTTTTTCAACCGCGAATGATACCCTCGATCCCCCGTTCTACAATGAAAAAAATATTGCGTGGGTTGATTCTGTAATGAAAAAATTAACTCCCGACGAACGCATCGGGCAGTTGTTCATGGTCGCGGCGTGGTCGAATAAAGACGCGAAACATATTGCGGATATTACTGCGCAGGTAAAAAATAATAAAATAGGCGGGCTCATTTTCATGCAGGGCGGACCCGTGCGACAAGCGCAACTGGAAAATAAATACCAGAAAATTTCTAAAGTTCCCTTACTCATCGCCATGGATGCAGAATATGGTTTGTCCATGCGCCTCGATAGTACCATTCAATTTCCGAGAGAAATGACGATGGGTGCTATGCAGAATGATTCGATGATCTATCAAATGGGATTGGAAATGGCGCGCGAATGTAAGCGGCTCGGCGTTCAGGTAAGTTTTTCTCCTGTGGCCGATGTGAATAATAATCCGGCGAATCCGGTGATCGGTACACGCTCATTCGGAGAAAATAAATTTCTCGTCGCGCAGAAAGCACTCGCGTACATGCACGGGCTGCAGGATGGTGGCGTGCTTGCGTGCGGAAAACATTTTCCCGGTCATGGTGATACCGACAGCGATTCGCACAAAACTCTTCCGGTGATAAGCAAAGACAGTCTCGCGCTCGATACGATGGAGTTGTATCCGTTCCGTCAACTTATTCGAGGCGGACTCGGCAGCATGATGGTCGCGCATCTTTTTATTCCTGCTTACGACACCACGTTGAACCAGGCGACCACGCTTTCTAAAAATGTGGTGACCGGCTTGCTGAAAAATAAATTGCAGTTCAAAGGATTGGTTTTTACTGACGCACTCAATATGCAGGGCGTAAGTAATTTTTACGGGCCGGGAGAAGTGGATGTGAAAGCACTGCTCGCAGGAAATGATATGTTGTTGTTTTCCGGCAATGTTCCGAAGGCAATTTTGCTGATAAAAAAAGCGATTGAAGACAGTTCGATCACACAGGAAGAAATTGATGCACGCTGCAGGAAAATATTATTGGTAAAAAAATGGTGCGGACTCGATCATAAAAAAACTGTGAAAACAAAAGGCCTCTGGAACGATCTCAATACAACCGGTGCAGAATTGATACGTCGTCATATTGCGGAGCAGTCGGTGACTGTTCTGCAGAATGAAAAAAAGTTACTGCCTTTCACTCATCTCGATACGTTGAAACTTGCTGCGGTTGCCATCGGGAGAACAGATTCACTCATGTTTCAGCAGCGGATCTCCTTGTACACGCCCACCACCGGTTATGCGCTCTCACGTGCGTGTACCACTGCGCAGCGCGATACTTTACTTTCGAAACTGAAAGATTTCAATTGCATTATTTTAAGCCTTCACCGCATCTCGCAAAAACCAACCGATAATTTTGGTATTGCAGCTATTGATGTGAAAATGATCGACACCTTACAGAAAATGGGGAAGCGCGTTGTGCTCGATGTGTTTGGCCCGCCGTACGCACTGAATTTTCTTCCCGGCGCTGAAAAGTGTGATGCGGTCATTCTCTCCTATGAAAACCAGGAGTACATCGAAGATATTTCTGCACAAATACTTTTCGGCGGTATTACTGCAAGCGGAAAAATTCCGGTGACCACCAATTCGTGGAAAGCCGGAACCGGATTTAACTTGAATTCAAAAATCCGTTTTAAATATACATTACCTGAAGAGATCGGTTTTAGCGAGGTTGCAATTAACAGAATGGATTCCATCATTGCCGATGGAATTAAGCAACAGGCATTTCCCGGTTGCCAGTTGCTGGTAGCGAAAGACGGGAAGATTTTCATTATGAAATCGTATGGAAAATTTACTTACGACGGTGACCGTGCCGTAAGAAATGACGATCTCTACGATATTGCATCGGTTACCAAGATCATGGCAACTGTTCCAACTTTGATGGAGATGGTTGATCATAAAGACATAAATATTGACGGAAAACTTTCGGATTATCTTCCTGAACTTACAGGAACCAACAAACAGGATATTGTTCTCCGTGAAATGCTCGCGCACCAGGCCGGCCTGCAGGCGTGGATCCCGTTTTACCTTCACACCATTGACAAAGACGGGAATCTCAAGAAAAGTATTTTCAGGAAAACATTTTCAGATTCCTTTCCGATCTATGTTGCTCCCGGAATTTTTGAATTAAAAAGTTACCGCGATTCCATGTACAAAGCAATTAATGATAGTAAGGTGAATACCGATCACAAATTCCTATACAGCGATCTTGGTTATTATTATCTGAAAAAAATAATAGAAAAAAAATATAATAAACTGGAAAGCGAACAAGTGCAGCAGAATTTGTATGCTCCTTTGGGATTAACTACGATGTGTTATCAGCCGCGACTTAAATTCCCGAGTGCAAAGTGCGCGCCAACGGAAAATGATCTGAAATGGAGGCATCAGCAGGTGCAGGGCGATGTGCACGATCCGGGTGCGGCAATGCTCGGGGGTATAGGCGGACACGCAGGAGTTTTTTCTGATGCCAATGATGTGGGCGTAATGATGCAGTTATATTTAAATTTTGGAACGTACGGCGGACAACGTTATTTTGATTCGGCAACTGTTGCCGAATTCACGCGCGCACAATATGCGAACAACCGCAGAGGAATTGGTTTTGATAAACCCGAACCCGATCCTAAAAAACCGAATCCTGCCTGTGATAGTATTTCTCTCGCAAGTTATGGCCACCAGGGATTCACAGGCACGCAGGCGTGGGCCGATCCAACTACGGGAATGGTTTTTGTTTTTCTCTCGAACAGAGTTTATCCCGATGCAGAAGTAAATAAACTGGCGAAGCTGGGAATACGTGGAGAACTGATGTATATTATTGATGAGGAGTTGAAAAAGAATTGCATGAAATGA
- a CDS encoding endonuclease/exonuclease/phosphatase family protein: MSRFFIFCLLLSIFAPYVSPVIFWPMAFFGLLHPFFVLLNFIFLIAWSFLKKRELFFSLGILLFSLPLIFRQLNFHFFSPAVPGNSFSLMSYNVKIFDLYKWSGQKNAREKMFALINGQRPDVLCLQEFFTRDSSSLDNLDSIQKMMHYPFVHVEYTFNSKGTDHYGVVTFSKFPILNKGKIEFNNRHNNICIYSDLLIQKDTVRIYNMHLQSIALARSDYKFLNEVSGFQEAQDEIESSKNILRRMKRAYTNRANQAESVAAHIAGCHYRIILCGDLNDTPVSYTYHAISYGFTDAFSECGSGFGKTFENPFPVPRIDYIFHDDAFLAYDFRVLRTEKLSDHYPVICKLAVKK; encoded by the coding sequence ATGAGCCGCTTTTTTATTTTCTGCCTGCTGCTTTCCATTTTCGCTCCCTACGTGAGCCCCGTTATTTTCTGGCCCATGGCTTTTTTCGGTTTGCTCCATCCTTTTTTTGTACTCCTTAATTTTATTTTTCTCATCGCATGGAGCTTCCTGAAAAAAAGAGAATTGTTTTTTTCGCTGGGAATCCTCCTTTTTTCATTGCCCCTTATTTTCCGCCAGCTTAATTTTCATTTCTTCTCCCCTGCCGTTCCCGGGAATTCTTTCTCGCTCATGAGCTACAACGTGAAAATATTCGATCTCTACAAATGGAGCGGGCAGAAAAATGCACGCGAAAAAATGTTCGCACTCATTAATGGCCAGCGTCCCGATGTGCTTTGCCTCCAGGAATTTTTCACACGCGATTCTTCTTCACTCGATAATCTTGATTCCATTCAGAAAATGATGCATTATCCTTTTGTTCATGTCGAATACACTTTCAATTCCAAAGGAACCGATCATTATGGCGTTGTCACCTTTTCGAAATTTCCCATTCTGAATAAAGGAAAAATTGAATTCAACAACCGGCACAACAACATCTGCATTTACTCCGATCTGCTCATCCAAAAAGATACGGTACGCATTTACAACATGCACCTGCAGTCGATAGCGCTCGCCCGCTCCGATTATAAATTCCTCAATGAAGTTTCGGGATTCCAGGAAGCGCAGGATGAAATAGAAAGTTCGAAGAATATTCTGCGGAGAATGAAACGCGCTTACACCAATCGCGCCAATCAGGCCGAATCGGTGGCAGCGCATATTGCAGGTTGTCATTACAGGATTATTCTTTGCGGGGATCTCAACGACACGCCGGTATCCTATACTTATCACGCGATCTCTTATGGCTTCACCGATGCTTTCTCCGAATGCGGAAGTGGTTTCGGAAAAACTTTTGAGAATCCATTTCCCGTTCCGCGCATCGATTATATTTTTCATGACGATGCATTTCTCGCTTATGATTTCCGCGTGCTGCGAACAGAAAAGTTATCGGATCATTACCCGGTGATCTGTAAGCTGGCAGTGAAGAAATGA
- a CDS encoding PIN domain-containing protein — MENIFLDTDVVVDFLSGREPHHSVALRLLSAAHLKRIKIHVSVLSFANSHYILSRFMKDNIVRRKILGMQILVTTLALNDPIFGLALSSDFKDFEDGIQYYTAIENNIHVIITRNIRDFKTSKITVLHPEQFLKQLNIN; from the coding sequence ATGGAAAATATTTTTCTCGATACTGATGTTGTCGTGGATTTTCTTTCCGGTCGCGAGCCACATCATTCCGTCGCGCTCAGGCTTTTGTCTGCCGCACACTTGAAAAGGATAAAGATCCACGTTTCGGTTTTGTCTTTCGCCAATAGCCACTATATTCTTTCCAGGTTTATGAAAGATAACATTGTGAGGCGAAAGATTCTCGGTATGCAAATTCTGGTGACCACACTTGCGTTGAACGATCCTATCTTCGGCCTTGCGCTTTCTTCTGACTTCAAAGACTTTGAAGATGGCATTCAGTATTACACCGCTATAGAAAACAATATCCATGTGATCATCACCAGAAATATCAGAGATTTTAAAACTTCCAAGATCACAGTTCTACATCCTGAACAATTCCTGAAACAATTGAACATAAATTAA
- a CDS encoding VOC family protein, which produces MDTKGNTLNWFELPVADFDRAKKFYETIFGITFHVMDFGGFKMGLFPAEPGSGKLNGAICHGEWYKPSKDGALIYFNCNPDLQASLDKIETAGGKILRPKTQISPDYGYMAMFMDTEGNRVALHSMG; this is translated from the coding sequence ATGGACACCAAAGGAAACACACTCAACTGGTTTGAACTCCCTGTAGCTGATTTCGATCGCGCAAAAAAATTCTATGAAACTATTTTCGGAATTACTTTTCACGTCATGGATTTCGGTGGATTCAAAATGGGATTATTTCCTGCTGAACCCGGCAGCGGAAAACTGAATGGCGCAATTTGCCATGGTGAATGGTACAAACCTTCGAAAGACGGAGCACTCATTTATTTCAACTGCAATCCTGACCTGCAGGCTTCCCTCGATAAAATTGAAACGGCCGGCGGAAAAATTCTTCGTCCGAAAACTCAGATCTCTCCCGATTATGGATATATGGCGATGTTCATGGACACGGAAGGAAATCGTGTGGCGTTGCATTCGATGGGTTGA
- a CDS encoding rhomboid family intramembrane serine protease, translated as MSITGDLRMALRGTYGALARLIIINVAVFLTLNIVINILILRSGGDWQDFHDVISRWTDLPSDIHLFLPRIWTFFTYMFVHYGLMHIISNMIIFYFLGRIFSDLLGGARLTAVYILGGLIGGITFVALYNLFFKGNAGLEGASAGVMAVVVAVGSYSPDYIVFFFRTPVKLKWVALIAFVLTTLLDLADNAGGKFAHLGGALFGFIYGTQMRLGKKFLEGFTSLFRFKGRSNLRVEHSRSARANDELYNTSKASLRKRVDEILDKISRSGYDSLTKEEKEFLSKNHDKF; from the coding sequence ATGAGCATAACGGGAGATCTGCGCATGGCTTTGCGCGGCACATACGGCGCACTCGCGCGACTGATCATCATCAACGTCGCGGTTTTTCTCACGCTGAATATCGTGATCAATATTCTCATTCTCCGCTCGGGCGGCGACTGGCAGGATTTTCATGATGTAATTTCGCGATGGACCGATCTTCCTTCCGACATTCATCTTTTTCTCCCGAGAATCTGGACGTTCTTCACCTACATGTTCGTGCATTACGGGCTCATGCATATCATCTCTAACATGATCATTTTTTATTTTCTCGGAAGAATTTTCAGTGACCTGCTTGGTGGTGCGCGCCTCACGGCTGTTTACATTCTCGGCGGGCTCATTGGCGGAATCACATTTGTTGCGCTCTATAATTTATTTTTCAAAGGCAATGCGGGACTCGAAGGCGCTTCGGCCGGTGTAATGGCGGTAGTCGTTGCCGTGGGATCTTATTCACCAGATTATATTGTTTTCTTTTTCCGTACTCCCGTAAAACTAAAGTGGGTGGCGTTGATCGCGTTTGTGCTGACTACGCTGCTCGATCTTGCGGATAATGCCGGCGGGAAATTCGCGCACCTCGGAGGCGCACTCTTCGGATTCATTTACGGAACGCAGATGCGTCTCGGAAAAAAATTCCTCGAAGGATTCACTTCTTTATTCCGTTTCAAAGGACGCAGCAACCTGCGTGTCGAGCACAGCCGTTCTGCGCGTGCGAATGACGAATTGTACAACACGTCAAAAGCTTCGCTGAGAAAACGTGTGGATGAAATACTCGACAAAATTTCCCGTTCCGGTTACGATAGTCTCACGAAAGAAGAAAAAGAATTTCTCAGTAAGAATCACGATAAGTTCTGA
- a CDS encoding rhomboid family intramembrane serine protease, with the protein MSYYNQYRPARQRLFPPAVLNLIIINAIMFFAKILAAGRSMDIDVYLDLHHPYTNDFHWYQYITSMFMHADASHILFNMLGLWMFGAMLENSMGVKRFIIFYLVCGVGASMIYQVWQTFDQVKMLNEYGDGWALLKAHPPMGSLLGASGAVYGVMMGSALLFPNTEMYMIGFMGFPIKLKWVALIYGGGELLRAWQADPTDNIAHFAHIGGMIFGFLMIKIFSLSRSNFY; encoded by the coding sequence ATGAGTTATTACAATCAATACCGCCCTGCGAGACAGCGTTTGTTCCCTCCTGCTGTTCTCAATCTCATTATCATCAACGCGATCATGTTCTTTGCGAAGATTCTCGCTGCAGGAAGAAGTATGGACATTGATGTTTATCTCGATCTGCATCATCCTTACACAAACGATTTTCATTGGTACCAGTACATCACCAGCATGTTCATGCATGCCGATGCTTCGCACATTCTTTTCAATATGCTCGGGCTTTGGATGTTCGGAGCCATGCTCGAAAATTCAATGGGCGTAAAACGTTTTATTATTTTTTATCTCGTGTGCGGTGTCGGCGCTTCCATGATCTACCAGGTGTGGCAGACCTTCGACCAGGTGAAAATGCTCAATGAATACGGCGACGGGTGGGCCTTACTGAAAGCGCATCCTCCAATGGGATCTTTGCTTGGCGCATCCGGCGCGGTGTACGGAGTGATGATGGGATCTGCACTTCTTTTTCCCAATACAGAAATGTACATGATCGGGTTCATGGGTTTCCCGATCAAACTGAAATGGGTGGCGCTCATTTACGGCGGCGGTGAATTATTGCGCGCGTGGCAAGCCGATCCAACTGACAATATCGCTCACTTTGCACACATCGGTGGAATGATCTTCGGATTCCTCATGATAAAAATATTTTCACTCAGCCGGTCGAATTTTTACTGA